The sequence GCCGGCGCAGGAAGCCCGCGTTCGTCTGCACGCCCAGCGTGACCGTCCCGGCGAGCGCCGCCCGGAGCTTGCGCAGCGCGGTCGCGCGGTCGGGGCCGTACGCGATCACCTTGGAGAGCATCGGGTCGTACAGGCTGCCGACCTCGGTGCCCTCGCTGAGCCCGGAGTCGGTGCGCACGCCGTCGCCCCCGGGCTCGTCCAGCAGCAGGACCGTGCCGCCGGAGGGGAGGAAGCCGCGCGCGGGGTCCTCGGCGCAGACGCGGGCCTCGACGGCGTGCCCGGTCAGCGTCACGTCGTCCTGGGTGAAGCCCAGCGGCTCGCCGGCGGCCACCCGCAGCTGCCACTCCACCAGGTCCAGGCCGGTCACCAGCTCCGTGACGGGGTGTTCGACCTGGAGCCGGGTGTTCATCTCCATGAAGTAGTACTGGGAGGGGTCGCTGCCCGGCACGATGAACTCCACTGTGCCCGCGCCCCGGTAGCCGCAGGAGCGGGCCGCCTGCACGGCCGCCTCGCCCATCGCCGCGCGCGTGGCCTCGTCCAGCAGGACGCTCGGCGCCTCCTCGATGATCTTCTGGTGGCGGCGCTGGAGCGAGCACTCGCGCTCGCCGAGGTGCACCACATGGCCGTGGCCGTCGGCCAGCACCTGGATCTCGATGTGCCGGGGGCGGTCGATCCACCGCTCCACCAGCAGGGTGTCGTCGCCGAAGGAGGCGCGGGCCTCGCGGCGGGCGGCGGCGATCTCCTCGTCCAGGACGGCGAGGTCCCGCACCAGGCGCATGCCCTTGCCGCCACCGCCGGCCGACGGCTTCAGCAGCACCGGCGGGCCCAATGTGCGGGCGGCGTCGGCGAGTTCGGGGTCGCGGCCGCCGGGGACCACCGGCACGCCGGCGGCCGCCACGGTCTCCTTGGCGCGGATCTTGTCGCCCATCAGCGCGATGGCGTCGGCCGAGGGGCCGATGAAGACCAGGCCCGCCTCCTCGCAGGCGCGCGCGAAGGCGGCGTTCTCGGCGAGGAAGCCGTAGCCCGGGTGGACGGCCTGCGCGCCGGTGCGGGCCGCGGCCGCCAGCAGCCGCTCCGCCGACAGATAGCTCTCGGCCGCGGGCGCCGGGCCGATCCGTACCGCCGTGTCGGCCTCCCGGACGTGCCGCGCTCCCGCGTCGGCGTCGGAGAAGACCGCCACCGAGCGCACGCCCAGCTCGCGGAGCGTACGGATGACCCGTACCGCGATCTCGCCCCGGTTGGCGACCAGCACTGTGTCGAACACGATTCCCCTCCTCACATCCGGAAGACGCCGAACTGGGGCTCTCCCAGTGG is a genomic window of Streptomyces sp. WP-1 containing:
- a CDS encoding biotin carboxylase N-terminal domain-containing protein yields the protein MFDTVLVANRGEIAVRVIRTLRELGVRSVAVFSDADAGARHVREADTAVRIGPAPAAESYLSAERLLAAAARTGAQAVHPGYGFLAENAAFARACEEAGLVFIGPSADAIALMGDKIRAKETVAAAGVPVVPGGRDPELADAARTLGPPVLLKPSAGGGGKGMRLVRDLAVLDEEIAAARREARASFGDDTLLVERWIDRPRHIEIQVLADGHGHVVHLGERECSLQRRHQKIIEEAPSVLLDEATRAAMGEAAVQAARSCGYRGAGTVEFIVPGSDPSQYYFMEMNTRLQVEHPVTELVTGLDLVEWQLRVAAGEPLGFTQDDVTLTGHAVEARVCAEDPARGFLPSGGTVLLLDEPGGDGVRTDSGLSEGTEVGSLYDPMLSKVIAYGPDRATALRKLRAALAGTVTLGVQTNAGFLRRLLGHPDVVAGELDTGLVERVVDDLVGTDVPEEVYEAAAAVRLEALKPAGEGWTDPFSVPNGWRLGGTPKPPAFHLRAPDPVTYTPRGTATVSGTTVAVTLDGLRHTFRRAGDWIGRDGDAWQVRDHDPVADSLNRAAHAGADSLTAPMPGTVTVVKVAVGDEVTAGQSLLVVEAMKMEHVVSAPHAGTVAELDVTPGSTVAMDQVLAVIAPKEETE